In Mobula hypostoma chromosome 10, sMobHyp1.1, whole genome shotgun sequence, a single genomic region encodes these proteins:
- the LOC134352614 gene encoding zinc finger and BTB domain-containing protein 1-like produces the protein MSSHSEHVLQQLCSQLEYGFLCDCSIAVGDVRFRAHRVVLAACSSYFHKLFVNQPAESSLVALSPQAVSPDHFDLILQLMYTGRLGSPPADPERFHASLRFLKLYNAGRFLPPGDRNAEEASLLASTKPLVFGVQLYPERAASESLGPANESLGPANESLGPTNESLGPASVSLGTATCSQVPVAVKAENPEEASDQRAGLGSVEEEQPHADKEHPRPQAECPFFCPLCGLAFERAQRLQDHLSSCCSGPFQHEPAIKREEEEAERPSLDGRPREGGHAEAEEGGCRPWAPEGEDYELEEGEVRFPGDDDLVLENATDDSFSSTESSLEGDGEGSGRSEPSEEEAGGGGPSEASLSSLGLGRSPCQAARRRGKAWSCQACEGCCLAEERSWGRSCKKKRLKRRSKEGEEPAAAPSALLQEAERPQPAPKLVQGPGELAAARGLSERLACPAYARAFPWELRMQLAGRAEGVVGGARFGCTICGYRSRRKHAHLRHLASHLLPGQAVCQVCFEIVGSKGDLQQHLESHLYSCGVCGQKFRLKKDMVAHANSCWSRKLHGRVGRFGSKSKN, from the coding sequence ATGAGCAGCCACAGTGAGCACGTCCTCCAGCAGCTCTGCTCACAGCTCGAGTACGGCTTCCTCTGTGACTGCTCCATCGCGGTGGGTGACGTGCGGTTCCGGGCTCACCGGGTGGTGCTGGCGGCCTGCAGCTCGTACTTCCACAAGCTCTTCGTCAACCAGCCGGCGGAGTCTTCGCTGGTGGCCCTCAGCCCTCAGGCCGTCAGCCCCGACCACTTCGACCTGATCCTGCAGCTGATGTACACCGGCCGCCTGGGGTCGCCGCCGGCCGACCCCGAGCGCTTCCACGCCTCCCTCAGGTTCCTCAAGCTCTACAACGCGGGCCGCTTCCTGCCGCCAGGGGATCGGAATGCTGAGGAGGCCTCGCTCCTGGCCTCGACCAAGCCGCTGGTCTTTGGTGTGCAGCTATACCCGGAGCGGGCAGCCAGCGAGAGCCTGGGGCCTGCCAACGAGAGCCTGGGGCCTGCCAACGAGAGCCTGGGGCCTACCAACGAGAGCCTGGGGCCTGCCAGCGTGAGCTTGGGGACAGCCACGTGCTCCCAGGTCCCGGTGGCGGTCAAGGCGGAAAACCCCGAAGAGGCGTCGGACCAACGGGCCGGCCTGGGATCTGTGGAGGAGGAGCAGCCGCACGCTGACAAGGAACACCCGCGGCCGCAGGCCGAGTGTCCTTTCTTCTGCCCGCTCTGCGGCCTGGCCTTCGAGCGGGCCCAGAGGCTGCAGGATCATCTCAGCAGCTGCTGCAGTGGCCCATTCCAGCACGAGCCTGCCATCAagcgggaggaggaggaggccgAGAGGCCCAGCCTGGATGGCAGGCCTCGTGAGGGAGGGCACGCGGAGGCCGAGGAGGGAGGCTGCAGGCCCTGGGCCCCCGAGGGTGAGGACTATGAACTGGAGGAGGGTGAGGTGCGCTTCCCTGGCGATGATGACCTGGTCCTGGAGAATGCCACCGACGACTCCTTCAGCAGCACTGAGAGCAGCCTAGAGGGTGACGGCGAGGGCTCAGGCCGGTCAGAACCAAGCGAGGAAGAAGCAGGAGGCGGCGGGCCTAGCGAGGCCTCCCTCTCGTCCCTGGGGCTCGGCCGCAGCCCCTGTCAAGCGGCCCGGCGCAGGGGCAAGGCCTGGTCGTGCCAGGCCTGTGAGGGGTGCTGCCTGGCCGAGGAGCGGAGCTGGGGTCGGAGCTGCAAGAAGAAACGGCTTAAGAGGAGGAGCAAGGAAGGCGAGGAGCCAGCGGCCGCCCCTTCCGCCCTGCTGCAGGAGGCCGAGAGGCCACAGCCGGCGCCCAAGCTGGTGCAGGGCCCGGGGGAGCTGGCGGCGGCTCGCGGCCTGAGCGAGCGGCTGGCCTGCCCGGCCTACGCGCGGGCCTTCCCCTGGGAGCTGCGGATGCAGCTGGCCGGCCGTGCGGAGGGCGTGGTGGGGGGCGCCCGCTTCGGGTGCACCATATGCGGGTACCGCAGCCGACGCAAGCACGCACACCTGCGGCACCTGGCCTCGCACCTGTTGCCGGGCCAGGCCGTCTGCCAGGTCTGCTTCGAGATCGTGGGCAGCAAGGGCGACCTGCAGCAACACCTGGAAAGCCACCTGTACTCCTGCGGCGTCTGTGGCCAGAAGTTCCGGCTCAAGAAGGACATGGTTGCCCACGCCAACAGCTGCTGGTCCAGGAAGCTACACGGGAGGGTGGGCAGGTTTGGCTCCAAGAGCAAGAATTGA
- the LOC134353220 gene encoding nanos homolog 2-like — protein MPLQLQEGAHPPSPFSALETVDRVMDRSAPGTPEFDMWKDYLNLATEVEGIRRSGVGDGAAPAAPSPPPRGAFRPLAVGERPLSPEAARKDGDGICAFCRHNGESRKVYSSHVLKADGGRVLCPILRNYVCPLCRATGDSAHTLKYCVLNPDRRSLYRNSGRNSVGKRSRR, from the exons atgccTTTGCAACTCCAGGAGGGCGCCCACCCGCCTTCTCCCTTCAGCGCGCTGGAGACAGTAGAT AGAGTAATGGACAGGAGCGCCCCAGGAACCCCGGAGTTCGACATGTGGAAGGATTACCTGAACCTGGCCACTGAGGTCGAGGGGATCCGGCGGTCCGGCGTCGGAGACGGAGCCGCGCCCGCCGCGCCCAGCCCGCCGCCGCGGGGCGCCTTCCGGCCGCTGGCGGTGGGCGAGCGGCCGCTCTCCCCGGAGGCGGCGAGGAAGGACGGCGACGGCATCTGCGCCTTCTGTCGGCACAACGGCGAGTCGCGCAAGGTCTACTCCTCGCATGTGCTGAAGGCGGACGGGGGGCGGGTGCTGTGCCCCATCCTGCGGAACTATGTGTGCCCGCTCTGCCGCGCCACCGGCGACTCGGCGCACACCCTCAAGTACTGCGTCTTGAACCCCGACCGGCGTTCGCTATACCGCAACAGCGGTCGCAACTCGGTGGGCAAGAGGTCCAGGCGCTGA